A genomic segment from Tolypothrix sp. NIES-4075 encodes:
- a CDS encoding sulfate ABC transporter substrate-binding protein: protein MTHFQGKQQKFIQTIRQVFLKLKPASAAIVATGLGISVFVPVYAASSASTNQKTQLISQGGKNVEITLVSYAVTKVAYDKIIPQFVAKWKREKGQNLVIRESYGGSGSQARAVIDGLDADVVALALAQDITKIQSAGLIKPGWERKAPNNAIVTHSVVALETRDGNPKKIQTWSDLAKPGVQVITANPKTSGGARWNFLALWGAIAQTGGNDAKAVNFVTQVYRNVAVLPKDAREASDVFYKKGQGDVLLNYENEVILAAQRGETKPSYVVPQTNISIDAPVAVVDKNVDKHNTRAVSEAFVKFLYTPEAQREFAKVGFRPVNSAVAKEVQSKFPKISKLYTVQNLGGWATAQKKFFDDGGVFDKIQGGRR, encoded by the coding sequence ATGACACATTTTCAAGGCAAACAGCAGAAATTTATTCAAACAATTAGGCAAGTATTTCTCAAGTTAAAACCTGCCTCTGCTGCAATAGTTGCAACAGGGTTAGGCATAAGCGTTTTTGTTCCAGTCTATGCAGCAAGTAGTGCATCTACTAACCAAAAGACTCAACTGATTAGCCAAGGTGGGAAGAATGTAGAAATAACTCTCGTTTCCTACGCAGTCACCAAAGTTGCTTACGATAAAATCATTCCGCAGTTTGTGGCGAAATGGAAGCGGGAAAAAGGTCAGAATCTAGTGATTAGAGAAAGCTATGGTGGTTCTGGTTCTCAAGCACGTGCAGTAATTGACGGTTTAGATGCGGATGTTGTCGCTTTAGCGTTGGCTCAGGATATCACAAAAATCCAAAGCGCAGGTTTGATTAAACCAGGTTGGGAGCGCAAAGCACCAAATAACGCAATTGTGACTCACTCGGTAGTTGCTTTAGAAACTCGTGATGGCAATCCGAAAAAGATTCAGACTTGGAGCGATTTAGCCAAACCAGGAGTACAAGTTATTACAGCAAACCCCAAGACTTCTGGTGGTGCTAGGTGGAACTTTTTGGCTTTGTGGGGTGCGATCGCTCAAACTGGTGGAAATGATGCTAAAGCTGTTAACTTTGTAACTCAAGTCTATCGGAATGTAGCTGTGTTGCCTAAAGATGCGCGAGAAGCAAGTGATGTTTTTTACAAAAAAGGTCAGGGAGATGTTCTGCTCAACTACGAAAACGAAGTAATCTTAGCTGCACAACGAGGAGAAACTAAACCGAGTTATGTAGTTCCCCAAACCAACATTTCTATAGATGCTCCAGTAGCAGTGGTTGACAAGAACGTAGACAAGCATAATACCCGTGCGGTTTCGGAAGCTTTCGTTAAGTTTCTTTATACCCCTGAAGCTCAACGTGAGTTTGCCAAAGTAGGTTTTCGTCCAGTCAATTCGGCTGTCGCTAAGGAAGTACAGAGTAAGTTTCCTAAGATTTCCAAGCTCTACACTGTTCAGAATCTAGGTGGTTGGGCTACTGCTCAGAAAAAGTTCTTTGATGATGGCGGAGTTTTCGATAAAATCCAAGGTGGACGACGCTAA
- a CDS encoding sulfate ABC transporter substrate-binding protein produces the protein MSLWQRRVKQSGLTIEYLSRKLKLRSFKGFVSMFLVGAILSVAIASCSGGNADNANSGAGTSGASPVAANNKDVELTLVSFAVTKAVHEAIIPKFVEQWKKDHNQNVTFQQSYGGSGSQTRAVIDGLEADVVHLALALDTQKIEKAGLIQPGWEKEVPNNGIVSKSVAALVTREGNPKGIKTWADLGKNGVKLITADPKTSGIARWNFLALWNSVIKTGGDEAKATDFVTKVYTNVPLLTKDAREASDAFFKQGQGDALINYENEIILAQQKGEKVNYIVPDVNISIDNPIAVVDKNVDKHGTREVAEGFVKYLYSPEAQQEFAKLGFRPVDETAPATKELAGKYPKVKTLGTVGDYGGWDTVQKKFFADGGLFDKIQAQKK, from the coding sequence ATGAGTTTATGGCAACGCCGAGTTAAGCAATCGGGGCTTACCATTGAGTATTTGAGCCGCAAACTCAAGTTGCGTTCCTTCAAAGGCTTTGTATCGATGTTTTTGGTGGGAGCGATATTGAGTGTGGCGATCGCCTCCTGTTCTGGTGGAAATGCCGATAATGCTAATAGCGGTGCGGGAACTTCAGGTGCTAGTCCTGTTGCTGCCAACAACAAAGACGTTGAATTAACCCTCGTTTCCTTTGCAGTCACCAAAGCCGTTCACGAAGCGATTATTCCTAAATTTGTCGAACAGTGGAAAAAAGATCATAACCAAAACGTCACCTTCCAACAAAGCTATGGCGGATCTGGTTCGCAAACTCGCGCTGTTATCGACGGTTTAGAAGCGGATGTAGTCCACTTAGCATTAGCATTAGACACCCAAAAAATAGAGAAAGCTGGATTGATTCAACCAGGATGGGAAAAAGAAGTTCCCAACAATGGCATTGTCTCAAAATCAGTAGCCGCCTTAGTCACCAGAGAAGGCAACCCCAAAGGCATCAAAACCTGGGCAGATTTAGGTAAAAACGGTGTCAAGCTAATTACCGCCGATCCGAAAACATCAGGTATTGCGCGTTGGAATTTCTTAGCATTATGGAATTCAGTAATTAAAACTGGTGGAGATGAAGCTAAAGCGACTGATTTTGTCACCAAAGTTTATACTAATGTGCCTCTTTTGACCAAAGATGCCCGTGAAGCTAGCGATGCCTTCTTCAAACAGGGTCAAGGAGATGCCTTAATTAACTACGAAAACGAAATTATTTTGGCACAACAAAAAGGCGAAAAAGTAAACTATATCGTCCCTGATGTCAACATATCCATCGACAACCCGATCGCAGTCGTAGACAAAAACGTTGATAAGCACGGCACAAGAGAAGTAGCAGAAGGTTTTGTCAAATACCTTTATAGCCCCGAAGCACAGCAAGAATTTGCCAAATTAGGATTCAGACCAGTAGACGAGACAGCACCTGCAACTAAAGAACTTGCCGGCAAATATCCCAAAGTCAAAACCCTCGGTACAGTAGGTGACTACGGTGGTTGGGATACAGTCCAGAAAAAATTCTTCGCCGACGGCGGTCTTTTCGACAAAATTCAAGCACAAAAGAAATAG
- the cysT gene encoding sulfate ABC transporter permease subunit CysT, with product MAVSSPRSSPRQLIPPEPPVWKKFLSNLSRIPWTWRITVAYLTVMLFVPIAAMFLKAGTEPPAKFWEIATSPIALATYDVTFTTSVIASLLNGVFGTLIAWVLVRYKFPLKRIIEASVDLPFALPSAVAGLTLATVYSNNGWVGSLLAPLGIKVSFTRLGVAVAMTYISLPFVVRTVQPVLQEMEREIEEAAWSLGATQWQTFWKVIFPPLFPTILTGIALGFSRAVGEYGSTVIIASNTPFKDLIAPVLIFQRLEQYDYSGATVIGTVLLLISLVLLIGINLLQAWARRYDTK from the coding sequence ATGGCAGTCTCCTCACCTCGTTCTTCTCCTCGGCAACTCATTCCCCCAGAACCTCCGGTGTGGAAGAAGTTCTTAAGTAATTTGTCTAGAATTCCTTGGACATGGCGAATTACTGTGGCATACCTCACAGTAATGTTGTTCGTCCCGATAGCCGCGATGTTCCTAAAAGCGGGTACTGAACCCCCGGCTAAGTTTTGGGAAATCGCGACTAGTCCGATCGCACTGGCAACTTATGATGTCACTTTTACCACGTCAGTAATTGCATCTCTGTTGAATGGAGTCTTTGGTACTCTCATTGCTTGGGTTTTGGTTCGGTATAAATTTCCTTTGAAACGGATTATTGAAGCCTCTGTAGATTTACCTTTTGCGCTGCCGTCAGCGGTTGCGGGGTTAACTCTGGCAACAGTTTACAGCAATAATGGCTGGGTTGGTTCGTTACTAGCACCCTTAGGTATCAAAGTATCTTTCACTCGTTTGGGGGTAGCGGTAGCAATGACGTATATCTCGCTGCCCTTTGTCGTGCGGACAGTGCAACCTGTACTTCAAGAAATGGAACGCGAAATTGAAGAAGCTGCCTGGAGTTTAGGTGCAACTCAATGGCAGACTTTCTGGAAGGTGATTTTTCCGCCTTTATTTCCGACAATTTTGACTGGTATTGCCTTGGGTTTCTCCCGTGCAGTTGGGGAGTATGGCTCAACGGTGATTATCGCTTCCAATACTCCGTTCAAAGATTTGATTGCACCTGTACTGATTTTCCAGCGATTAGAGCAGTATGACTATTCTGGGGCAACTGTAATTGGTACTGTGTTACTGCTGATTTCCTTAGTGTTGTTAATCGGAATTAATCTTTTACAAGCTTGGGCAAGAAGATATGACACAAAATGA
- the cysW gene encoding sulfate ABC transporter permease subunit CysW: MTQNEASFPPRIHSGATDPKPQRPVKSRDWMPIILIGIAIAYLALVLYIPAANVFFQAFKKGFGPFLSNLTRPAFLHAAWLTLILAVITVPLNTVFGLCAAWAITRHKFPGRAFVLSIIDLPFSISPVVAGLMIVLLYGRQGWFGGWLQEHGIRVIFAFPGMILATAFVTMPFVAREVIPVLEEFGKDQEEAARTLGAEDWQIFWRVTLPSIRWGLLYGVILTNARAMGEFGAVSVVSGNIADKTQSLPLFVEDAYKQYETEAAYSAAVLLALLAVVTLVLKEILERKTRIKDVE, encoded by the coding sequence ATGACACAAAATGAAGCCTCTTTTCCACCTCGGATTCATTCAGGTGCCACAGATCCAAAGCCGCAAAGACCTGTTAAATCAAGGGATTGGATGCCAATTATTTTAATTGGAATAGCGATCGCCTATTTAGCTTTAGTTCTCTACATCCCTGCTGCTAACGTCTTTTTCCAAGCTTTCAAAAAAGGGTTTGGTCCATTTCTCTCGAACTTGACACGTCCTGCCTTTCTTCATGCAGCTTGGTTGACACTGATACTAGCCGTAATTACTGTACCTTTAAATACAGTATTTGGTTTATGTGCAGCTTGGGCAATCACCCGTCATAAGTTCCCCGGTCGCGCTTTCGTCCTCAGCATTATTGACCTACCCTTTTCGATCTCACCCGTTGTCGCAGGTTTGATGATTGTACTGCTCTACGGGCGGCAAGGTTGGTTTGGTGGCTGGCTTCAGGAGCATGGTATCAGAGTTATCTTTGCTTTTCCTGGGATGATTTTGGCTACAGCATTTGTTACCATGCCCTTTGTCGCTCGTGAAGTAATTCCAGTTTTAGAAGAATTTGGCAAAGACCAAGAAGAAGCAGCCAGAACCTTGGGTGCAGAGGATTGGCAGATATTTTGGCGTGTCACTTTGCCAAGTATCCGCTGGGGCTTACTTTACGGCGTGATTTTGACAAATGCCAGAGCAATGGGTGAATTCGGAGCAGTCTCGGTAGTTTCGGGAAATATTGCCGATAAAACTCAAAGCTTACCTTTATTTGTCGAAGACGCTTACAAGCAGTATGAAACCGAAGCTGCCTACTCTGCTGCTGTATTGTTAGCGTTGCTAGCAGTTGTCACCTTGGTGTTGAAGGAGATTCTCGAACGGAAAACCCGCATTAAAGATGTTGAATAG
- a CDS encoding NIL domain-containing protein, producing the protein MANDIAIAHKRIRLRIPKDYHSQPVISRLVSDYGLTVNITAAVLGANAVGDGWFDLDLQGTIGQIDLALSYLHDLDLQIWDNNSETGIW; encoded by the coding sequence ATGGCTAATGACATTGCGATCGCCCATAAACGGATTCGCTTAAGAATTCCTAAGGACTATCACTCTCAACCTGTGATTTCTCGCTTGGTGTCTGACTACGGTTTGACTGTAAATATCACTGCTGCTGTTCTCGGTGCCAATGCTGTTGGTGATGGTTGGTTTGACCTAGATTTACAAGGCACAATTGGACAAATTGACCTGGCTTTAAGCTATCTCCATGATTTGGATTTGCAAATCTGGGATAACAACAGCGAAACAGGTATTTGGTGA
- a CDS encoding IS982 family transposase translates to MLNEIITIYAIIDDLLKALRHDEDSRRGMSDAEIMTTAVCAAMFFSGNHSRACSYMKDHNLIPNMLEKSRFNRRLHGISMLMNDMFHQIGMILKELSDCTEYLLDSFPVPICDNIRIFNVKLINSEKYRGYIASKKRYFYGVRVQLLTTKNGIPVEFVFMPASASDVRALNALPLNLPPGSEVYGDSAYTDYTVEDDLEHTSQIYLKVMRKKNSKRQDPPWNQYIKQHTRHYIETVFSSITCVFPKSIHAVTYEGFLLKLEAFIFAFTLQAAFIS, encoded by the coding sequence ATGCTAAACGAAATAATTACCATCTATGCTATCATTGACGACCTCTTGAAGGCGCTCAGGCACGATGAAGATTCTCGCAGAGGCATGAGCGATGCAGAAATTATGACAACGGCTGTCTGCGCGGCGATGTTCTTTAGCGGGAATCATAGCAGGGCTTGCAGCTATATGAAAGACCATAATTTGATCCCGAACATGTTAGAAAAATCACGATTCAATCGACGATTACATGGGATTTCGATGCTGATGAACGACATGTTTCATCAAATAGGAATGATACTAAAAGAACTTAGTGATTGCACGGAATATCTTTTAGACTCGTTTCCTGTGCCAATATGTGACAATATCCGTATATTTAATGTAAAGTTAATCAATTCAGAGAAATATCGAGGTTACATTGCATCAAAGAAACGTTACTTTTACGGTGTTCGGGTTCAGTTATTAACGACGAAAAATGGTATTCCAGTCGAATTTGTGTTTATGCCTGCTAGTGCAAGCGATGTGCGTGCATTAAACGCGTTGCCCTTGAATTTGCCACCTGGTAGCGAAGTTTATGGTGATTCAGCCTACACTGATTACACCGTTGAAGATGACCTAGAACACACAAGTCAAATTTATTTGAAAGTAATGCGGAAAAAGAACTCTAAGCGTCAAGATCCTCCTTGGAATCAATATATTAAACAACATACTCGGCATTATATTGAAACCGTGTTTAGTAGTATCACTTGTGTTTTTCCAAAATCCATTCATGCGGTTACTTATGAGGGGTTTTTACTGAAGCTTGAAGCATTTATTTTTGCATTTACTCTTCAAGCAGCATTTATTTCATGA
- a CDS encoding sensor histidine kinase produces the protein MITKYLKFHNPQLGLIALAYYSIPITLVYFVQKRQDLPFKWILLLFGAFIVSCGTTHVMEIWTLWHPTYWLSGFLKFITACISVYTAIILVPLIPQALALPSPAQLEAANRQLSVEIIERKIAEEALLRVKVELEQRVEERTFELRQAMGQSIATAATAQQQATKLEFTLRELQQTQAQLVQSEKMSSLGQMVAGVAHEINNPVAFIYGNLTYANEYALDLFKLVQLYQQYYPQPPADIQSTIKAIELDFIEEDLPKIFASMKIGADRIKQIVLSLRNFSRLDESTIKEVDIHEGIDNTLLLLQHRLKTRPEHSTIQIIKEYGNLPEVQCYIGQLNQVFMNILTNAIDAIDALEDSNRSRVMGNWEESFMLPLPTIRIRTEVVDSMSVMIRIADNGCGMTEKIKSKIFDPFFTTKPVGSGTGLGMSISYQIIDKHNGHLKFISAPLQGTEFFIQIPIHINPN, from the coding sequence ATGATTACGAAGTATCTAAAATTTCATAACCCGCAACTTGGGTTAATAGCCTTAGCCTATTATTCTATCCCCATCACCCTTGTTTACTTTGTTCAAAAGCGGCAAGATTTGCCTTTCAAATGGATACTTCTATTATTCGGAGCCTTCATCGTTTCCTGTGGTACAACTCATGTGATGGAAATTTGGACTCTTTGGCATCCAACTTATTGGCTATCTGGTTTTCTGAAATTTATTACTGCTTGTATCTCCGTATATACAGCGATTATACTAGTGCCACTAATTCCCCAAGCGCTTGCTTTGCCAAGTCCCGCACAATTAGAAGCTGCTAACCGTCAATTAAGCGTAGAAATTATTGAGCGAAAAATTGCCGAAGAAGCGCTTTTGCGTGTCAAAGTCGAGTTAGAACAAAGAGTTGAGGAACGCACATTTGAATTAAGACAAGCTATGGGACAATCTATCGCTACAGCTGCGACTGCACAACAACAAGCAACTAAGCTGGAATTTACTCTGCGAGAACTTCAACAAACCCAAGCGCAACTTGTTCAAAGCGAAAAAATGTCTAGTCTCGGACAAATGGTTGCTGGGGTAGCTCATGAAATCAATAATCCTGTTGCTTTTATCTACGGCAATCTCACCTATGCTAATGAATATGCTTTAGACTTGTTTAAGTTGGTGCAACTCTACCAGCAATATTATCCCCAGCCACCGGCGGATATTCAATCTACTATTAAGGCAATTGAACTCGATTTCATTGAAGAAGATTTGCCGAAAATTTTTGCGTCAATGAAAATAGGTGCCGATCGCATTAAGCAAATTGTCTTATCTCTGCGGAACTTTTCGCGGCTAGATGAATCCACAATCAAAGAGGTAGACATTCACGAAGGTATTGATAATACTCTGCTGCTGCTGCAACATCGTCTGAAAACTAGACCAGAACATTCAACGATTCAAATCATTAAAGAATACGGCAATTTACCAGAGGTACAGTGTTATATTGGACAACTAAATCAGGTGTTCATGAATATTCTCACCAATGCCATTGATGCAATAGATGCTTTGGAAGATAGTAATAGGTCACGGGTAATGGGTAATTGGGAAGAAAGTTTTATGTTACCATTACCCACCATTCGTATTCGCACAGAAGTTGTAGACAGCATGAGCGTGATGATTCGCATTGCTGACAACGGTTGTGGAATGACAGAAAAAATAAAATCAAAAATTTTTGACCCGTTTTTTACAACTAAACCTGTTGGTTCCGGTACAGGTTTGGGAATGTCTATCAGCTACCAAATTATAGACAAACATAATGGTCATTTAAAGTTTATTTCCGCACCGCTTCAAGGCACAGAGTTTTTTATTCAAATTCCAATTCATATCAATCCTAATTAA
- a CDS encoding NIL domain-containing protein yields the protein MNLEKIKPDCYMSFSNFEKSAPVHSRIRIPQRYNRQPIISRLVSRYNLTVNITAASLTSDSNEDGWFDLELSGNPPELAYSLSYLQGLGVDLMQLAIANQIKISENTELFPNSVSNLTNIETASTKLKQEPIYNAIAQTNRVRLQLCILKNYYHKPIISELVSHYMLTVNITSAVLNPDMQDDGWFDLDLWGRPQQLRASLSYLEKLKLPLWLVSIPDNN from the coding sequence ATGAATCTCGAAAAAATCAAACCGGATTGTTATATGTCTTTCAGCAACTTTGAAAAATCTGCTCCAGTCCACAGCCGGATTCGTATACCCCAGCGGTATAATAGACAACCAATAATTTCCAGGCTTGTATCTCGCTATAATTTAACCGTCAATATTACCGCAGCATCCCTGACATCAGACAGTAACGAAGATGGCTGGTTTGACCTAGAACTTTCGGGAAATCCCCCAGAATTGGCTTATTCGCTATCTTACTTACAAGGATTGGGTGTGGATTTGATGCAATTAGCGATCGCCAATCAAATTAAAATCAGTGAAAACACAGAGCTTTTTCCTAACTCAGTTAGCAATTTAACTAACATAGAAACTGCATCAACTAAGTTGAAACAGGAACCAATATATAATGCGATCGCTCAGACAAATCGAGTGCGTTTGCAACTGTGCATCTTGAAAAACTATTACCATAAACCGATAATTTCCGAATTGGTTTCTCATTATATGCTCACAGTCAACATCACCAGTGCGGTGCTAAATCCCGACATGCAAGATGATGGTTGGTTTGACTTAGATTTGTGGGGTAGACCGCAGCAACTCCGCGCTAGTCTAAGTTACTTAGAAAAATTAAAGTTACCGCTTTGGTTAGTTTCAATTCCTGATAACAATTAA
- a CDS encoding NIL domain-containing protein, with product MTTFNKYQLPLLTRPSVLSPALQNNLTKVRLRLDIPQCYQQEPVISRLISAHGLVVNITKAMLAENTDGHGCFDLELQGTPPQISSGLTYLESLNLTIKGKPNADGDSWYC from the coding sequence ATGACAACTTTTAATAAATATCAACTACCACTTTTAACCAGACCATCTGTGCTTTCCCCAGCCTTGCAAAATAATCTTACAAAAGTTCGCTTGCGCTTAGATATTCCCCAATGCTATCAGCAAGAACCTGTGATTTCGCGCTTAATTTCTGCTCATGGTTTAGTTGTGAATATTACTAAAGCAATGCTAGCAGAAAATACAGATGGACATGGATGTTTTGATTTAGAACTTCAAGGAACACCACCACAAATTAGCAGTGGTCTGACTTATTTAGAATCTCTAAATTTGACAATTAAAGGCAAACCAAACGCAGATGGAGATAGCTGGTATTGCTGA
- a CDS encoding class I SAM-dependent methyltransferase, giving the protein MTYYDFIAQEYKKSKQLPFRLHIEAYTYFHLLGNLVGKSILDLACGEGFFTRQFKLQGAAQVIGVEISEKMIELARLEETRQPQDIEYILGDVLELGKIGSFDLVVASYLLNYASSREQLLKMCQNIFANLKLGGRFVTMNNNDSQSPISYLTTEKYGFIKSIDSPLMEGTPIKYTFTSSDSDQKFSFDNYYLSTATYEWAFQSLGFKEVRWHKPIVSPQGVEKFGQEFWQDFLDCVPIVGIECLK; this is encoded by the coding sequence ATGACATACTATGACTTTATAGCTCAGGAGTATAAAAAATCCAAACAGTTGCCGTTTCGCTTACATATTGAGGCATATACATACTTTCATCTGCTCGGTAATCTGGTCGGAAAATCAATTCTCGACCTGGCTTGTGGAGAAGGATTTTTCACCAGACAATTCAAACTCCAAGGTGCAGCACAAGTTATAGGGGTCGAAATCTCTGAAAAAATGATTGAACTAGCAAGACTGGAAGAAACCAGACAACCCCAAGACATTGAATATATCCTCGGTGATGTACTTGAACTTGGTAAAATTGGCAGTTTTGATCTGGTGGTGGCTTCCTATCTACTTAATTACGCCTCCTCCAGAGAACAACTACTTAAAATGTGTCAGAATATATTTGCCAATCTTAAACTGGGCGGTCGTTTCGTCACCATGAATAATAATGACTCCCAATCCCCTATCTCCTATCTGACTACTGAAAAGTATGGATTTATCAAAAGCATAGATTCACCATTAATGGAAGGCACACCTATAAAATACACATTCACAAGCTCTGATAGTGACCAGAAATTTAGCTTCGATAACTATTACCTCAGCACAGCTACTTATGAATGGGCATTCCAAAGTTTGGGTTTCAAAGAGGTTCGCTGGCACAAACCAATAGTCTCTCCTCAAGGAGTGGAAAAATTTGGTCAAGAGTTTTGGCAAGATTTCCTTGACTGTGTGCCTATCGTTGGTATTGAGTGTCTTAAATAG
- a CDS encoding Crp/Fnr family transcriptional regulator produces the protein MSLYSAPPNSLSKNTVQSFSRRSLLPQQIHGLWKIETGVVRTFTYLEDGTSVTLGVWGSGDIVGKALSKVEPYQMECLTKVQAAIFDFQGWDQIADVLLAHIQQAEELMIVRGYKTVDIMLIKLLTWLSKKFGREVEQGRLIDMRLTHEDIAELLGSTRVTITRILRQLEEEGFIHRLSLHRIVLREEEIWHYEI, from the coding sequence ATGTCTTTATACTCTGCCCCGCCAAATTCTTTAAGTAAGAATACTGTTCAATCTTTTTCCCGTCGCTCTTTGTTGCCACAACAGATTCATGGTCTGTGGAAAATTGAAACAGGCGTTGTACGAACATTTACTTATCTCGAAGACGGTACGAGCGTCACTTTGGGAGTGTGGGGATCGGGAGATATTGTTGGCAAAGCTTTGTCAAAAGTCGAACCGTATCAGATGGAGTGTCTCACCAAAGTGCAAGCGGCAATCTTTGATTTCCAAGGATGGGATCAAATTGCAGACGTATTGCTGGCACACATCCAACAAGCTGAAGAATTGATGATTGTTCGTGGCTATAAAACAGTTGATATCATGCTTATCAAACTGTTGACATGGTTATCTAAAAAATTTGGTCGTGAAGTTGAACAAGGACGTTTGATAGATATGCGTCTGACTCATGAAGACATTGCAGAACTATTGGGTTCAACTCGCGTGACAATTACTCGTATTCTCAGGCAATTAGAAGAGGAAGGCTTTATTCACCGTCTAAGTCTGCATCGAATTGTGCTGCGAGAAGAAGAAATTTGGCACTATGAGATTTAA
- a CDS encoding sulfate/molybdate ABC transporter ATP-binding protein yields MGIAVENVSKHYGSFHAVDSVSLEFKTGSLVALLGPSGSGKSTLMRMIAGLETPSSGEIWIVGENATHKRVQERNIGFVFQHYALFKHLTVRQNIAFALELRKAPKNRIKVRVEELLDLVQLSGLGDRYPSQLSGGQRQRVALARALAVQPQILLLDEPFGALDAKVRKDLRMWLRHLHEDVHVTTVFVTHDQEEAMEVADEIVVMNKGRVEQVGTPAEIYDHPATPFVMSFIGPVNILSSNSGIQTGNHSFTASDRVFLRPHDILIQPQRVEDATPAKVDNIIHLGWEIRIELILESGERVNAHLSRDQFNQLPLKENQRVYVKPKQARVFPAYA; encoded by the coding sequence ATGGGGATAGCGGTTGAGAATGTTTCCAAGCACTATGGCTCATTCCATGCTGTGGATTCTGTAAGTTTGGAGTTTAAAACTGGCTCTCTGGTTGCGCTTTTGGGTCCGTCTGGTTCAGGAAAATCAACATTAATGCGGATGATTGCTGGACTAGAGACACCTAGTTCTGGTGAAATATGGATAGTTGGTGAAAATGCCACTCACAAGCGGGTGCAAGAGCGTAATATTGGCTTTGTATTTCAGCATTATGCCTTATTTAAGCATTTGACGGTGCGGCAGAACATCGCTTTTGCCCTAGAACTCCGCAAAGCTCCCAAAAACAGGATAAAGGTGCGAGTAGAGGAACTTTTAGATTTAGTGCAGTTGAGTGGATTAGGCGATCGCTATCCCTCACAATTATCTGGGGGACAACGGCAAAGAGTAGCTTTAGCGCGTGCTTTAGCAGTTCAACCGCAAATTCTGCTGTTAGATGAACCCTTTGGTGCTTTAGATGCGAAAGTACGCAAAGATTTAAGAATGTGGTTGCGACATCTGCATGAAGATGTGCATGTAACAACAGTATTTGTCACCCACGACCAAGAAGAAGCAATGGAAGTTGCTGATGAAATTGTCGTCATGAATAAAGGTCGAGTCGAGCAAGTTGGTACACCAGCCGAGATTTACGACCACCCAGCAACACCATTTGTCATGAGCTTTATTGGTCCAGTGAATATCTTATCTAGTAACTCTGGTATTCAAACAGGCAATCATTCTTTCACTGCGAGCGATCGCGTATTCTTGCGTCCTCATGACATTCTCATTCAACCCCAGAGAGTCGAAGATGCAACACCAGCCAAAGTTGACAACATAATTCATCTAGGTTGGGAAATTCGCATTGAGTTAATTTTAGAGTCTGGGGAAAGAGTAAATGCTCACCTCAGCCGAGATCAATTCAATCAACTTCCACTCAAAGAAAATCAGCGAGTCTACGTTAAACCCAAGCAAGCAAGAGTTTTTCCGGCTTATGCATAG